DNA sequence from the Nicotiana tomentosiformis chromosome 3, ASM39032v3, whole genome shotgun sequence genome:
AGAAACTCCACAGAGTATGAATTAGCAAATATGTGGTACAACTTCAGAAACAAAACAAAAGGCACTGTAACTCAATAATAATCCGAGTTCACATGATATGCAGCTTCCCTGATTATCATATGCAAAGTGAGACAAAGTCCGCTCCCACGTAAAGAAGATCAATTGATCTTCACATTTCCTCTACCCTCACTTGCCTATATATGTTTATTTCTTGCAACCCAAATAAAAAATAACGGACCAAATATTGTACAAGTCAAATGCAAATACAATTTCGTCCACACTGCACTAATAGTTGTTTACTGAGAATGATAGCACAGCCAaaaactcgaagtaaaaaacaaGAAGCATTTCAGTCAATGATAATGTAACTAGCTTTAATCTACTGCTGAACGGGAAGTTGAAGGAAATTAAACATACCAAATTGAGTTCTTATGTCCTCCTTTATACACCCAATTTTAGTACCAGGAGCTTGAACAGAAGGTAAAAGATGAGAATATGGCTGTGATAGAAGCCAAGATGGATAGGAATCCGTTTCAGGATCATACCCAATCTGTAATATACAAGTGGAAGCTGAGGTACATTGGTAAACACATGGAAATTAAACAGGCATCATAAGCAGATCTCTTTTTGTGTTTATAACAGTTACCTTCAAAGCATTATTATAGTCGGACACCCCCAGCTTGCCATGAAGTAGCCACAGTAACCAATCTGCTTGATGTAATAATACGGCAGATTCCTTGCTCGAATCATAAGAGTTCCACCACGAGACAAGCTTGCAAAGAGTAGAAGATCCAGAGCAGACCGTGTGTTTTGCAGGAGCAATAGACTTCACCAAGGGCAAAGCATCAGGACAGCTGTCATTGTATAGGAACGGTCTAGACAATGGCCTTCCGCTCGTGCTGTAGGAAAATCATATACTGTATATTAGTCAGGCTAGAAATGGTAGTTAGATGAAGACAAGGAAAGTAGAAAATGTTCCAAGTACCGACCTGTCCATGATGATAGTTGTTGCAGAGGTCCCGTCAATTGCAATGGACGCAACAACTGGGCGAAGACTGGTTGGGACATCATCAAGGAGTAAAAAGAGTGTGTCTTTCCATGATTGTATCCAATCCATTTTTTCCTCCTTCTTTCTAGTAAATAAAACAAGTTTTGGAACATCAGGCATGTTTCAGCTCAAAACAATCATTTACTACTCCTACTATATGTTTTACGCTAAATTTGCGCACATGTCCATAAACTGACTACCGTGTATTGTGAAAATCCTAGATCGTCTCAATTCTTGTGAATAATTAAGCTTACCATATAGAGGGGGTACTCTCTCTTCCCTTCAGCATGAATGCTCCCTTCATTGTCAATAAGAGCATACCGAGCTCCAGATGTTCCAAAATCCATACCAAGATAAAGCTTCTTTCCACTTTCAAAATCATCAGCTTTATATTTTGCAGAAATGAACCTTCTTCGTTTGCCAAAAACATCAGACTCCATCATTCTTGAACTTAATTTTCTCCAACTGTTAAAATGCACAAGGAACAATGATGTATTGAAAATGGTAGTTGCCATTCTTTGACTTTGAGCAGTGTTAACGTTATCTCTTAGCAGATAACATAGGAGGAAGGAAGATGATTTTCTGCCAACGATTGTTTGAGCTGAATACGACGGTTGACGACAAATGAACGACGTCGTCCAAAGGAAGATGCCGCCAAATTTTCGATTGGGTATAAAGGCCCTTTTTCATGTGTGGTTTACAAATTGGTCTTTATCATCGTGGTGAAATGAATGATGGCAGGCTTCTGCTCGATAAAGTTAgcggtattatcacttttagcccgtgccagaaattatttatatttaaaaatcaaaaaagtatataaaatttatataatttttgtatataacatacataatgtatatatatacaaataatatacaaattttatatattttttcggttattatttTTACAGTGgctatttaatgtcatttttctGATAAAACTCTCTTGCATTATCATTGAGGTGAAATGAGGAATCTTACGGAAATGCCCCGAATAAATTATAACTTACCAATCTCTAGCCACTAATTATATATTTATCAGAACTAGCTAATCACATACAAAAATTGAAAAACCAAATAAATAAAGATTCTTTCTCTCCAAGATTCACACACAAAATCTCCTTCTATATTTATATGTGCGGtcagcaacattagatgcaagtcGGGAAGAAAATTTTATGGGTAAGGTAGCAAACAAGCTGATGAAAtgcaaatacatatatatattggaggtgatttggtatcaaaatttgcagttaaaatcgagttcaaaaaatatTCTGCAACACATATATCAAATATGTATCACACATGTGTCTCACACACAAATAtgcatggatatacatgtgatacacaagtgatacaaatatgatacatatgtgatacacaaataaTACACActgtgatacacatatcatcttattttctatttcaaattttcaGTTTAAACTACCTCAAAGCtctaccaaatcatcccaaaattgaGATTTAAACTCCTTATGATTTATCCAATCTATTCCAACAACACCCcctcaaaagaaagcaaatatTTGATATCTtttggctacaaatagctaattggctaatattgataatattttatgaattgactgATTTTTGTACTAACTTACTTATGGGCTGACATAACTGGTAATTTCCCAAATTAAATCATAAATAACGGGGGAAGTGCATATATACCCAAGAAAAAAAGGTGCACATATGCTCGATTTAATGTCACCATTGAAATCATACccgtaattaaaaaaaattgcaaGTTTACCAAATTCAATATAACTTCAAACATAGAGGTCTGAAGTTGTAAACATATAATCTGAAGTTGAGAGACTGAACTTCAGGCACTTATGGCTGAACTTTTTTCTTTTTGCCGAAAAAAGTACAGATATACCCGATTTTGAGGGTACCATTAAAGTCATACCCGTATTGtacaaaatattataaaattacgCACTCTAAAATACACTTTTGAATCGAATATGATCACtttagaatttatatttaaagttACAAATTTAGGATTTCAGAATCTGATCTGTAGTTCTTCTATATCTCATCAATGAAACTTCAGTATCAGATTTGAAGTTCTTCTATCTTTTCAATGCAACTTCAAAATCGGAATCTAAAGTCTATCTATTCAATGCAA
Encoded proteins:
- the LOC104110774 gene encoding D-ribulose kinase isoform X1, coding for MATTIFNTSLFLVHFNSWRKLSSRMMESDVFGKRRRFISAKYKADDFESGKKLYLGMDFGTSGARYALIDNEGSIHAEGKREYPLYMKEEKMDWIQSWKDTLFLLLDDVPTSLRPVVASIAIDGTSATTIIMDSTSGRPLSRPFLYNDSCPDALPLVKSIAPAKHTVCSGSSTLCKLVSWWNSYDSSKESAVLLHQADWLLWLLHGKLGVSDYNNALKIGYDPETDSYPSWLLSQPYSHLLPSVQAPGTKIGCIKEDIRTQFGYPKDCVICTGTTDSIAAFLAARATQPGKAVTSLGSTLAIKLLSTIRVEDARFGVYSHRLDDKWLVGGASNTGGAVLRQLFTDEQLAKLSEQINPREASPLDYYPLQAVGERFPVADPNMEPRLHPRPKNDVEYLHGILESIACIEAKGYKLLKDLGATPVEEVITSGGGSKNEKWIKIRERVLGLPVCRADQTEAAYGAALLAMKGSS